The Anopheles coluzzii chromosome 2, AcolN3, whole genome shotgun sequence genome window below encodes:
- the LOC120947764 gene encoding restin homolog isoform X2 translates to MSDLDDMSNFDAWLEKDFLSKINRLETELEDLKDKKNNLDKDLKKKTIECDILRAKVGKLEQVPSNNAASNEKIEILEKELKRKTMELDILRSKLSQAETNPQASLDLTERVKQLEKELKKRIIENGILRGKLTEVESEPQTPEAQEKLDELVRGLQRTESVVLREKVKELEGDSEASERNGELERELKKKNIESDILRSKLKQFENTPSNAQEANERMRDLEKQVKKYQIEADILRAKVSQLESDAATREDEESTERIEELEKGLKKSTTEGNMLRAKMQMFEKESTATQDSNSEQIEELRKGLKKSTTESQILRSKLTEMESKQVHSGASSYKIETLEQELKKKNIENDILRSKVEQLERVPLADSPANEKIEELQKEIRNLKIQNDILKSKLNQAEDEPTTTQESTDRISELENELKKRVIESDILRAKVTQLECELSPTKNSNERIEDLESELKKKTLENDILKSKVSQLEGEVIAHSGGSKADPNEIKKLKEKHEEVMNKAKELLFERTKTVKTQDMQIRALQNQIENIKEVVAVTKDMLNIRNMEHEQLQTRFENIDCKMKAERERQTLLEKKLSVSQKMYNDLREEYTTQLELFKEIQKNYAEKIELIKEEIESVRNGAKN, encoded by the coding sequence ATGTCGGACCTGGACGATATGAGCAACTTCGATGCGTGGTTGGAGAAGGACTTTCTCAGCAAAATCAACCGCCTCGAGACGGAGCTCGAGGATCTGAAGGataagaaaaacaatcttGACAAGGATCTGAAGAAAAAGACGATCGAGTGTGATATCCTGCGGGCGAAGGTCGGGAAGCTCGAGCAGGTGCCCTCGAACAATGCGGCCTCTAACGAAAAGATCGAAATCCTGGAGAAGGAGCTGAAGCGCAAGACGATGGAGCTGGACATACTGCGCTCGAAGCTGTCGCAGGCCGAAACGAACCCACAGGCCTCGCTCGACCTGACCGAGCGTGTGAAGCAGCTCGAGAAGGAGCTGAAGAAGCGCATCATCGAGAACGGTATACTGCGGGGCAAGCTGACGGAGGTCGAGAGTGAGCCGCAGACACCGGAAGCGCAGGAGAAGCTCGACGAGCTGGTGCGCGGCCTGCAGCGCACCGAGAGTGTGGTGCTGCGCGAGAAGGTGAAGGAGCTGGAGGGTGACTCGGAAGCGTCCGAGCGCAACGGTGAGCTGGAGCGCgagctgaagaagaagaacattgAGAGCGATATACTGCGCTCGAAGCTGAAGCAGTTCGAAAACACGCCCTCGAACGCACAGGAAGCCAACGAGCGGATGCGCGATCTGGAGAAGCAGGTCAAGAAGTACCAGATCGAGGCGGACATTCTGCGGGCGAAGGTGAGCCAGCTGGAGAGCGATGCGGCGACGCGCGAGGACGAAGAATCGACCGAGCGGATCGAGGAGCTGGAGAAGGGGCTGAAGAAAAGCACCACCGAGGGCAACATGCTGCGGGCGAAGATGCAGATGTTTGAGAAGGAGTCGACGGCCACGCAGGACTCGAACAGCGAGCAGATCGAGGAGCTGCGCAAGGGGCTGAAGAAGAGCACGACCGAGAGCCAAATACTGCGCTCGAAGCTGACCGAGATGGAGAGCAAACAGGTGCACAGCGGGGCGAGCAGCTACAAGATCGAAACGCTCGAGCAGGAGctcaagaagaaaaacatcgaGAACGACATCCTGCGGTCGAAGGTGGAGCAGCTGGAGCGCGTACCGCTGGCGGACAGCCCGGCCAACGAGAAGATCGAGGAGCTGCAGAAGGAGATCCGCAATCTGAAGATCCAGAACGACATTCTCAAATCGAAGCTGAACCAGGCGGAGGACGAACCGACCACCACGCAGGAATCGACCGATCGCATCAGCGAGCTGGAGAACGAGCTGAAGAAGCGCGTGATCGAGAGCGACATCCTGCGGGCGAAGGTGACCCAGCTGGAGTGCGAGCTGTCGCCGACCAAGAACTCGAACGAGCGGATAGAGGATCTGGAGAGCGagctgaagaagaagacgCTCGAGAACGACATCCTCAAGTCGAAGGTGAGCCAGCTGGAGGGCGAAGTGATTGCGCACTCCGGTGGCAGCAAGGCGGACCCGAACGAGATCAAGAAGCTGAAGGAAAAGCACGAGGAGGTGATGAACAAGGCGAAGGAGCTGCTGTTCGAGCGCACCAAAACGGTCAAGACGCAGGACATGCAGATTCGGGCGCTGCAGAATCAGATCGAAAACATCAAGGAGGTGGTGGCGGTCACCAAGGACATGCTGAACATCCGCAACATGGAGCACGAGCAGCTGCAGACGCGGTTCGAGAACATTGACTGCAAGATGAAGGCGGAGCGGGAGCGGCAGACGCTGCTCGAGAAGAAGCTGAGCGTCTCGCAAAAGATGTACAATGATCTGCGGGAAGAGTACACGACACAGCTCGAGCTCTTCAAG
- the LOC120947764 gene encoding girdin isoform X3 encodes MSDLDDMSNFDAWLEKDFLSKINRLETELEDLKDKKNNLDKDLKKKTIECDILRAKVGKLEQVPSNNAASNEKIEILEKELKRKTMELDILRSKLSQAETNPQASLDLTERVKQLEKELKKRIIENGILRGKLTEVESEPQTPEAQEKLDELVRGLQRTESVVLREKVKELEGDSEASERNGELERELKKKNIESDILRSKLKQFENTPSNAQEANERMRDLEKQVKKYQIEADILRAKVSQLESDAATREDEESTERIEELEKGLKKSTTEGNMLRAKMQMFEKESTATQDSNSEQIEELRKGLKKSTTESQILRSKLTEMESKQVHSGASSYKIETLEQELKKKNIENDILRSKVEQLERVPLADSPANEKIEELQKEIRNLKIQNDILKSKLNQAEDEPTTTQESTDRISELENELKKRVIESDILRAKVTQLECELSPTKNSNERIEDLESELKKKTLENDILKSKVSQLEGEVIAHSGGSKADPNEIKKLKEKHEEVMNKAKELLFERTKTVKTQDMQIRALQNQIENIKEVVAVTKDMLNIRNMEHEQLQTRFENIDCKMKAERERQTLLEKKLSVSQKMYNDLREEYTTQLELFKKTADRAGIDFPCLKKTAHTKK; translated from the coding sequence ATGTCGGACCTGGACGATATGAGCAACTTCGATGCGTGGTTGGAGAAGGACTTTCTCAGCAAAATCAACCGCCTCGAGACGGAGCTCGAGGATCTGAAGGataagaaaaacaatcttGACAAGGATCTGAAGAAAAAGACGATCGAGTGTGATATCCTGCGGGCGAAGGTCGGGAAGCTCGAGCAGGTGCCCTCGAACAATGCGGCCTCTAACGAAAAGATCGAAATCCTGGAGAAGGAGCTGAAGCGCAAGACGATGGAGCTGGACATACTGCGCTCGAAGCTGTCGCAGGCCGAAACGAACCCACAGGCCTCGCTCGACCTGACCGAGCGTGTGAAGCAGCTCGAGAAGGAGCTGAAGAAGCGCATCATCGAGAACGGTATACTGCGGGGCAAGCTGACGGAGGTCGAGAGTGAGCCGCAGACACCGGAAGCGCAGGAGAAGCTCGACGAGCTGGTGCGCGGCCTGCAGCGCACCGAGAGTGTGGTGCTGCGCGAGAAGGTGAAGGAGCTGGAGGGTGACTCGGAAGCGTCCGAGCGCAACGGTGAGCTGGAGCGCgagctgaagaagaagaacattgAGAGCGATATACTGCGCTCGAAGCTGAAGCAGTTCGAAAACACGCCCTCGAACGCACAGGAAGCCAACGAGCGGATGCGCGATCTGGAGAAGCAGGTCAAGAAGTACCAGATCGAGGCGGACATTCTGCGGGCGAAGGTGAGCCAGCTGGAGAGCGATGCGGCGACGCGCGAGGACGAAGAATCGACCGAGCGGATCGAGGAGCTGGAGAAGGGGCTGAAGAAAAGCACCACCGAGGGCAACATGCTGCGGGCGAAGATGCAGATGTTTGAGAAGGAGTCGACGGCCACGCAGGACTCGAACAGCGAGCAGATCGAGGAGCTGCGCAAGGGGCTGAAGAAGAGCACGACCGAGAGCCAAATACTGCGCTCGAAGCTGACCGAGATGGAGAGCAAACAGGTGCACAGCGGGGCGAGCAGCTACAAGATCGAAACGCTCGAGCAGGAGctcaagaagaaaaacatcgaGAACGACATCCTGCGGTCGAAGGTGGAGCAGCTGGAGCGCGTACCGCTGGCGGACAGCCCGGCCAACGAGAAGATCGAGGAGCTGCAGAAGGAGATCCGCAATCTGAAGATCCAGAACGACATTCTCAAATCGAAGCTGAACCAGGCGGAGGACGAACCGACCACCACGCAGGAATCGACCGATCGCATCAGCGAGCTGGAGAACGAGCTGAAGAAGCGCGTGATCGAGAGCGACATCCTGCGGGCGAAGGTGACCCAGCTGGAGTGCGAGCTGTCGCCGACCAAGAACTCGAACGAGCGGATAGAGGATCTGGAGAGCGagctgaagaagaagacgCTCGAGAACGACATCCTCAAGTCGAAGGTGAGCCAGCTGGAGGGCGAAGTGATTGCGCACTCCGGTGGCAGCAAGGCGGACCCGAACGAGATCAAGAAGCTGAAGGAAAAGCACGAGGAGGTGATGAACAAGGCGAAGGAGCTGCTGTTCGAGCGCACCAAAACGGTCAAGACGCAGGACATGCAGATTCGGGCGCTGCAGAATCAGATCGAAAACATCAAGGAGGTGGTGGCGGTCACCAAGGACATGCTGAACATCCGCAACATGGAGCACGAGCAGCTGCAGACGCGGTTCGAGAACATTGACTGCAAGATGAAGGCGGAGCGGGAGCGGCAGACGCTGCTCGAGAAGAAGCTGAGCGTCTCGCAAAAGATGTACAATGATCTGCGGGAAGAGTACACGACACAGCTCGAGCTCTTCAAG